A window of Bacteroidales bacterium genomic DNA:
CTCTACCCTCCCGAACTGAACGGATGGTTTACATACCTGATGCTTTTTACCGATGGTAACAGGATCGATCTTGCCCTGATCCCCGTTGAAGAAGCTGAAAAATATTACAAAAGCGACCAACTGATCCGGATCCTGATGGATAAAGACGGGCTCTTTCCGCAGATACAAACACCTACTGATGAAGATTACCATGTCAGAAAGCCGACAAAGGAACATTTCGCCGATTGCTGCAACCAATTCTGGTGGGTATCCACTTATGTAGCCAAAGGCTTGTGGCGAAAGGAGATCCTGTACGCTATCGACCATCTGAACAATTATGTAAGATTCGAACTGTTGAGAATGTTATCATGGAAAGCCGGCATTATCACCGATTTTTCGTTAAGTGTCGGCAAAAACCATAAATACCTTGAAAAATACCTGACGCGTGAAGAATGGAGTAGGCTGATACCATCCTACAGAACCGATTCTTATGAAAGCTGTTGGGAGGCGCTTTTCTCTGTAACGGCACTGTTCCGCGAAACAGCATCGTTTGTTGCGCAAAAACTGGATTATGCCTATAACAAAAAAGAATACGACCGTGTAAACATGTATCTGAAAGAAGTGAGAAATAACAGCCAGAATAAACATTAAAACAGACAATACACCATGGCATACGCAGTTATTTCCTACCCTGATCTGAGCAAGTCCGATTTTGCCATGATCCAGGATTTCCGGAAAGATCATGATGAATGGTTATACACAGTAGTAGCGCCTCATTTCAGCTTTGTATTCCCCGTGTTTGACTTCGGTAAAGAAGATTTCACGGATGAAATATTGAAACTGACGGAAGACATCCGCCGTTTCGA
This region includes:
- a CDS encoding aminoglycoside 6-adenylyltransferase, with protein sequence MRPEKEMLDMILGFAEYDPRIRAVGMEGSRTNPNVPKDIFQDYDISYLVTDMNSFIDHPAWIDVFGERLIMQTPEAMSLYPPELNGWFTYLMLFTDGNRIDLALIPVEEAEKYYKSDQLIRILMDKDGLFPQIQTPTDEDYHVRKPTKEHFADCCNQFWWVSTYVAKGLWRKEILYAIDHLNNYVRFELLRMLSWKAGIITDFSLSVGKNHKYLEKYLTREEWSRLIPSYRTDSYESCWEALFSVTALFRETASFVAQKLDYAYNKKEYDRVNMYLKEVRNNSQNKH